One region of Flavobacterium pisciphilum genomic DNA includes:
- a CDS encoding ArsR/SmtB family transcription factor has protein sequence MGVTKTEIFTEQQNNLATSLKALAHPARIAILQYIIKQNACICNDLVEELGLAQATISQHLKELKNIGIIKGNIEGTSVCYCIDENVWQQIKKELNAFFIDNVEVDKCC, from the coding sequence ATGGGCGTAACAAAAACTGAAATATTTACAGAGCAGCAAAACAACTTGGCAACCTCTTTAAAGGCATTGGCTCATCCTGCCCGTATAGCTATCCTACAATACATCATCAAGCAGAATGCTTGCATTTGTAATGACTTAGTGGAAGAATTAGGATTGGCGCAGGCTACGATTTCACAACATTTAAAAGAGCTTAAAAACATTGGTATCATCAAAGGCAATATAGAAGGGACAAGTGTGTGCTACTGTATTGATGAAAATGTTTGGCAGCAGATTAAAAAGGAACTCAATGCTTTCTTTATAGATAATGTAGAGGTTGATAAATGCTGTTAA
- a CDS encoding DUF1896 domain-containing protein, whose protein sequence is MDVQQKDLSFFRLRLQELLNSSFPEKAHDQKFIDQRSSWAANAYEGAFRSGNAVEQCDEIANYILFEGLHFSKFDTVFKVVCNEFDTIMADEELRLFALKMFPVCEPVFAGYKLTDDFAYGYEFDVLYTELTGTISIWIEENGLQ, encoded by the coding sequence ATGGATGTACAGCAAAAAGACCTGTCGTTTTTCAGATTACGACTGCAAGAACTATTAAACAGCAGCTTTCCCGAAAAGGCACACGACCAAAAATTTATAGACCAACGGTCTTCGTGGGCTGCCAATGCTTACGAAGGTGCTTTCCGTTCGGGAAACGCCGTTGAGCAATGCGACGAAATAGCCAATTACATACTTTTTGAGGGCTTGCACTTCTCCAAGTTCGACACGGTTTTCAAAGTGGTATGCAATGAGTTTGATACCATAATGGCAGACGAGGAACTGCGACTGTTCGCCCTGAAAATGTTCCCTGTATGTGAGCCTGTTTTCGCAGGATACAAATTAACCGATGATTTCGCCTATGGGTATGAGTTTGATGTACTCTACACCGAACTGACTGGAACCATCTCAATATGGATTGAGGAAAATGGGCTTCAGTAA
- a CDS encoding N-6 DNA methylase — MGFSKRFHLQQNIDALRIVFKLEKEKRQATVGERLLMMRYSGFGGLKFVLNPIENKIDINHWRKTEHDLFPLTQELHQLLKENSEDDKQYRRYVDSMKSSVLTAFYTPPKVIDAISSALRDNGLHIDKFLEPSAGIGSFIQSFSKNQTASVTAYEKDLLTGKILKQLYPDSNIRINGFEEIPEREQNSYDIIASNIPFGDTSVFDLSYSRSRNSAKEQAARSIHNYFFLKGADMLREGGLLAYITSQGILNSPKNEPIRRALMQDNNLVSVVRLPNNLFTEYAGTEVGSDLIILQKNTAKKNLTDREDLFCQSKPTEYNTPGNALFQDSARIIHTDQKLDTDPYGQPALIYTHKDGVEGIAEDLKQMLSEDFGKHLNLNLYRGERSDEPVIQIPIEPKVTPPVIDPVIIQQKPQSVSTPVLRQESPQELKQLSIFDLFESAGEPIMVLAPPKRTTQAKRQSTKKRRGTTSRQPDLFSSARQQSYTPLKSNGAANGSHQVNDKKQEAIGDLFSQTNGNGQSDKTAIATTNINAIPEPAPYTGELQSFHRNDCLVVDNGWVGYLQDVQRNDDKATATFHPLQLPSSQKARAEAYIAVRDSYINLYQKEAEKQTEHKEERETLNLLYDGFVKKYGNLNAADNAKLIKTDSAGKEIPYLERIIGGVIHKADIFSRPVSFSTTTLATDNPEEALAASLNKYGNVDLDFMSEISSLPTDTLKEALHGRLFFNPLQQEYEIAERWIAGNVVEKADDVRAYLENNPDDTEAKESLNALEEARPKRIDFEELDFNLGERWIPTGIYARFASHLFDADVLVHYSESSDDFSVKCHQGNMHIWEKYAVKAESRTFDGIALLKHALVNTTPDITKKVLVGDQEVKVRDMEAIQMANTKIDEIRTAFTDWLHAQNDEFKNRLTDQYNDTFNCFVRPNYDGSHQEFPGLDRKGAGIEDLYSSQKDTVWMIKLNNGAICDHEVGAGKTLIMCTAAQEMKRLGLAHKPMIIGLKANIPAIAEDYRKAYPHAKILYPGIDDFTPKKRLRIFGNIKNNDWDCVILTHDQFGMIPQSPEIQKEILEIELDSVERNLDALKSQGKEVTRGMLAGVIKRKENLEVKLKTLQHDIENRKDDIVDFKMMGIDHLFVDESHQFKNLMFNTRHTRVAGLGNVDGSQKALNLLFAIRTIQERTNADMGATFLSGTTISNSLTELYLLFKYLRPRALEKQGIHSFDAWAAIYARKTTDYEFSVANNIVAKERFRYFIKVPELAQFYSEITDYRTAKDIGIDRPTKNEVLYNIPPTPDQEAFIQSLMQFAKTGDATLLGREPLSQREEKAKMLIATDYARKMSLDMRMVSGIYDDHPDNKASHCAVNIAKYYNQFNAQKGTQFVFSDLGTYKPGEWNVYSEIKRKLVEDHGIPAHEVRFIQEAKNDKQRKELINGMNEGKIRVLFGSTSMLGTGVNAQKRAVAVHHLDTPWRPSDLAQRDGRAIRKGNEIAKFFADNKVAVIIYAVEKSLDSYKFNLLYNKQLFIDQLKTNNLTKRTIDEGSMDEKSGMNFSEYVAILSGNTDLLDKAKLEKQIAGLESEKQAFNRSKSSAKFKVQDYMEMLQSTQSRLSRMSTDWENLQQRLQKRSDGTIENPVLLDGLPPNANPKQIGAKLNEIANKARTAGDYREIGNLYGFQLLVKTELPKDNSTLERVNRFFITGEGNIKYTYNNGLMAKDPETAAMNFLRALEKLPGFVKQEQEKIAEIQKDLPILQEVVNGTWAKESRLSELKTELAAVERKIQLSITPETKQDASEQAEKQNEAPKVQESIIRTKGVHSPRGVL, encoded by the coding sequence ATGGGCTTCAGTAAACGGTTCCATCTCCAACAGAATATTGATGCCCTGCGAATTGTTTTTAAACTGGAAAAGGAGAAACGGCAAGCCACCGTAGGCGAAAGACTGCTAATGATGCGATACAGCGGATTTGGCGGTCTTAAATTCGTTCTGAACCCCATAGAAAACAAAATAGATATCAATCATTGGAGAAAAACAGAACACGACCTTTTTCCACTCACGCAGGAACTCCACCAACTACTCAAAGAAAATTCCGAAGACGATAAGCAATACCGCAGGTATGTGGACAGTATGAAAAGTTCCGTACTGACGGCTTTTTATACACCGCCAAAGGTTATAGATGCCATTTCATCTGCCTTGCGGGATAATGGTCTGCACATTGATAAATTCCTCGAACCCTCCGCAGGTATCGGTTCATTCATCCAATCCTTTTCGAAAAACCAAACAGCCAGTGTTACCGCTTATGAAAAGGACTTGCTTACAGGCAAGATTTTAAAGCAGCTTTACCCCGATAGCAATATCCGTATAAACGGTTTTGAAGAAATCCCCGAAAGGGAACAAAACAGCTATGATATAATTGCCAGTAATATCCCTTTTGGCGATACTTCTGTATTTGACCTTTCTTATTCCCGCAGTAGAAACAGCGCAAAGGAACAAGCTGCCAGAAGCATACACAATTACTTTTTTCTGAAAGGTGCTGATATGCTCCGTGAGGGCGGCTTGTTGGCTTATATTACTTCACAGGGCATTCTGAACAGCCCTAAGAACGAACCCATACGCAGGGCGTTAATGCAGGATAATAATTTGGTTTCGGTTGTAAGATTGCCCAACAACCTGTTTACCGAATATGCAGGTACGGAAGTAGGCAGCGACCTGATTATCCTACAAAAAAATACGGCAAAAAAAAATCTGACCGACAGGGAAGATCTGTTTTGCCAAAGCAAGCCAACCGAATACAATACGCCGGGCAATGCGCTCTTTCAGGATAGTGCAAGAATTATCCATACCGACCAAAAATTAGATACCGACCCATACGGGCAACCTGCCTTAATCTATACGCATAAAGACGGTGTTGAGGGGATTGCCGAAGATTTGAAGCAAATGCTTTCCGAAGATTTTGGAAAGCACCTGAATTTGAATTTATACAGAGGCGAACGCAGCGATGAGCCTGTTATACAAATTCCGATTGAACCAAAGGTTACACCTCCGGTTATCGACCCTGTAATCATTCAGCAAAAACCGCAATCTGTATCCACTCCGGTACTCCGTCAGGAAAGCCCGCAGGAATTAAAGCAACTAAGTATTTTTGACCTGTTTGAAAGTGCGGGCGAACCTATAATGGTTCTTGCTCCACCTAAAAGAACTACCCAAGCCAAAAGACAAAGCACTAAAAAAAGAAGAGGTACAACAAGTCGTCAGCCAGACCTGTTCAGTAGTGCAAGGCAGCAGTCTTACACACCGCTAAAATCTAATGGTGCTGCCAATGGAAGCCACCAAGTAAACGACAAAAAACAGGAAGCTATTGGCGACCTGTTTTCACAAACAAACGGTAATGGCCAGTCTGATAAGACAGCCATTGCCACTACCAATATTAATGCTATTCCTGAACCTGCCCCGTACACTGGCGAACTGCAATCATTCCACCGTAACGATTGCCTTGTGGTAGATAACGGTTGGGTTGGTTATCTGCAAGATGTGCAAAGGAACGACGACAAGGCAACAGCAACCTTTCATCCGTTGCAATTGCCGAGCTCACAGAAAGCAAGAGCCGAAGCCTATATAGCCGTAAGGGACAGTTATATCAACCTGTACCAAAAAGAAGCTGAAAAGCAGACCGAGCATAAAGAAGAAAGGGAAACGCTGAACCTCCTGTACGATGGCTTTGTCAAAAAATACGGTAATCTCAATGCTGCCGACAATGCCAAGCTGATAAAGACCGACAGCGCAGGCAAAGAAATCCCCTATCTGGAGCGTATCATTGGCGGCGTAATCCACAAAGCGGATATTTTCAGCCGTCCCGTTAGCTTTTCTACCACTACGTTAGCAACCGACAATCCCGAAGAGGCTTTAGCCGCCTCGCTGAACAAATACGGAAATGTGGATTTGGACTTTATGTCCGAAATCAGCAGCCTGCCTACCGATACCCTTAAAGAAGCCCTGCACGGGCGGTTGTTCTTCAATCCGCTACAACAGGAATACGAAATAGCTGAACGTTGGATTGCAGGTAACGTAGTTGAGAAAGCCGACGACGTAAGAGCCTATCTCGAAAACAATCCCGATGATACCGAAGCCAAAGAAAGCCTTAACGCTTTAGAGGAAGCCCGACCAAAACGTATTGACTTTGAGGAATTGGATTTTAACCTCGGCGAACGGTGGATACCTACTGGGATTTATGCCCGTTTCGCTTCGCACCTGTTTGATGCGGATGTACTGGTTCATTATTCCGAAAGCTCCGACGACTTTTCTGTAAAGTGTCATCAGGGCAATATGCACATTTGGGAAAAATATGCCGTCAAAGCGGAAAGCCGCACGTTTGACGGTATTGCCCTGCTCAAACACGCCCTTGTCAATACCACGCCTGATATTACCAAAAAAGTACTGGTTGGCGACCAAGAGGTTAAAGTACGGGATATGGAAGCCATACAAATGGCGAACACCAAGATTGACGAAATCCGTACCGCCTTTACCGACTGGCTACACGCACAGAACGATGAGTTTAAAAACAGGCTGACCGACCAGTACAACGATACCTTTAATTGTTTCGTTCGCCCAAACTATGACGGAAGCCATCAGGAATTTCCGGGATTAGACCGCAAGGGAGCAGGCATTGAAGACCTGTATTCAAGTCAAAAGGACACCGTTTGGATGATAAAGCTGAACAACGGTGCTATCTGCGACCACGAAGTAGGCGCAGGAAAAACGCTGATAATGTGTACCGCAGCGCAGGAAATGAAGCGTTTGGGATTAGCCCATAAGCCGATGATTATCGGGCTGAAAGCAAATATACCTGCCATTGCCGAAGACTACCGTAAAGCCTATCCACACGCCAAAATCCTTTATCCGGGTATTGATGATTTTACGCCGAAAAAACGCCTGCGGATTTTCGGGAATATTAAAAATAATGATTGGGATTGCGTGATACTTACGCACGACCAGTTCGGAATGATACCGCAATCGCCCGAAATACAAAAGGAAATCCTCGAAATAGAACTGGACAGCGTAGAGCGCAATCTCGATGCCCTGAAATCGCAGGGCAAGGAAGTGACAAGGGGAATGCTCGCCGGGGTAATCAAGCGGAAAGAAAATCTTGAAGTAAAGCTGAAAACGCTGCAACACGATATTGAAAACCGTAAGGATGATATTGTGGACTTTAAGATGATGGGCATAGACCATTTGTTTGTGGACGAAAGCCACCAGTTCAAAAACCTGATGTTCAACACCCGTCATACACGGGTTGCCGGACTGGGGAACGTGGACGGCAGCCAAAAGGCACTGAACCTGCTGTTTGCAATCCGCACCATTCAAGAGCGTACCAATGCGGATATGGGTGCAACCTTTCTTTCGGGTACAACCATCAGCAATTCATTAACGGAATTGTACCTGCTGTTTAAATACCTGCGCCCCCGTGCATTGGAAAAACAGGGTATTCATTCCTTTGATGCGTGGGCAGCTATCTATGCACGGAAAACGACCGATTATGAATTTTCGGTAGCTAACAATATTGTAGCAAAAGAGCGTTTCCGCTACTTTATCAAAGTGCCGGAACTGGCACAGTTCTATTCTGAAATCACGGATTACAGAACGGCTAAGGATATTGGTATTGACCGCCCCACTAAGAACGAGGTATTGTACAACATACCGCCAACGCCCGACCAAGAAGCCTTTATCCAAAGCCTGATGCAGTTTGCCAAAACGGGCGATGCTACTTTGCTCGGTAGAGAACCATTATCGCAAAGGGAAGAAAAAGCAAAGATGCTCATTGCGACGGACTATGCCCGTAAGATGTCGCTCGATATGCGTATGGTAAGTGGTATATACGACGACCATCCCGACAACAAGGCTTCGCATTGTGCGGTAAATATCGCCAAGTATTACAACCAGTTCAACGCACAGAAAGGAACGCAGTTCGTTTTCTCCGATTTGGGAACTTACAAGCCCGGCGAATGGAACGTGTACTCCGAAATAAAACGCAAACTCGTGGAGGACCACGGCATACCTGCGCACGAAGTAAGGTTTATTCAGGAAGCGAAAAATGATAAGCAACGTAAGGAACTTATCAACGGAATGAACGAGGGCAAAATCCGTGTACTGTTCGGTTCTACAAGTATGCTCGGAACTGGCGTAAACGCACAGAAAAGAGCTGTTGCCGTTCATCATTTAGATACACCGTGGCGACCGTCTGACCTTGCCCAAAGGGACGGGCGGGCAATCAGAAAAGGCAATGAGATTGCCAAATTCTTTGCCGATAATAAAGTTGCTGTGATTATCTATGCAGTTGAAAAATCGTTGGACAGTTACAAATTCAACCTGCTGTATAATAAGCAGCTTTTCATCGACCAGTTAAAGACTAACAACCTGACCAAAAGAACGATTGACGAGGGAAGTATGGACGAAAAATCGGGAATGAACTTTTCGGAATATGTGGCAATCCTGTCAGGAAATACAGACCTGTTGGATAAAGCCAAACTGGAAAAACAGATTGCCGGACTGGAAAGCGAAAAGCAGGCGTTCAACCGCTCTAAATCCAGTGCCAAATTTAAGGTACAGGATTATATGGAAATGTTGCAAAGCACTCAATCCCGTTTGAGCCGGATGAGTACCGACTGGGAAAACTTACAGCAACGCCTGCAAAAGCGTTCGGACGGTACAATCGAAAACCCTGTGCTGTTAGATGGCTTGCCGCCCAATGCAAATCCGAAACAAATAGGCGCAAAACTGAACGAGATTGCGAACAAAGCCCGCACGGCAGGCGACTATCGTGAAATAGGCAACCTCTACGGGTTTCAATTATTGGTTAAAACAGAACTTCCAAAGGATAATTCAACACTCGAAAGGGTCAATAGATTTTTTATAACTGGCGAGGGCAATATCAAGTACACCTACAATAACGGTCTGATGGCAAAAGACCCCGAAACCGCCGCAATGAATTTTTTAAGGGCTTTGGAAAAACTGCCGGGCTTTGTGAAGCAGGAGCAGGAGAAAATCGCTGAAATACAAAAAGACCTGCCGATACTTCAGGAAGTGGTTAACGGTACTTGGGCTAAGGAAAGTCGATTGAGTGAGCTTAAAACGGAACTGGCTGCCGTAGAAAGAAAGATACAGCTATCTATTACGCCGGAAACCAAACAAGATGCTTCGGAGCAGGCAGAAAAGCAGAATGAAGCCCCAAAGGTGCAGGAAAGCATTATACGGACAAAAGGCGTTCATTCACCTCGTGGCGTATTATAA
- a CDS encoding DUF6428 family protein — protein MKLSNIKEILPALDNVEFQLENGTFVPEHFHVTEIGVITKHFIDCGGTIRNEKVVNFQLWNANDFEHRLKPTKLLNIIKLSEEKLGIEDAEIEVEYQSETVGKYDLNFNGNHFVLKNKQTACLASDACGIPAEKQKVKLSELNNACCTPNSGCC, from the coding sequence ATGAAACTATCAAACATCAAAGAAATCTTACCAGCATTGGATAATGTTGAATTTCAATTAGAGAACGGAACATTTGTACCCGAACACTTTCACGTTACCGAGATAGGTGTTATTACAAAACACTTCATTGATTGTGGCGGAACAATTAGAAACGAAAAAGTTGTCAATTTCCAATTATGGAATGCCAACGATTTTGAACACCGATTAAAGCCAACAAAGCTATTAAACATCATTAAGCTATCCGAAGAAAAGTTGGGTATTGAAGATGCCGAAATAGAAGTAGAATACCAAAGCGAAACGGTTGGTAAATACGATTTGAATTTTAACGGAAACCATTTTGTACTGAAAAACAAGCAAACCGCTTGCCTGGCAAGTGATGCTTGCGGTATTCCTGCCGAAAAGCAAAAGGTAAAATTATCAGAGCTGAATAATGCTTGCTGTACACCAAATTCGGGATGTTGCTAA
- a CDS encoding protein-tyrosine-phosphatase: protein MYQKLIEIINNKIDVQSISEERKAVLQPLIDFIQQKVNDRQDININFICTHNSRRSHLSQVWAQVASAHFNIPNVHCYSGGTEETSLFPKVAETLTNQGFNIFKIADTNNPVYAIKYSDNALPVIGFSKKYDSPFNPVSAFTAIMTCSQADGGCPFIAGAEKRIPITFEDPKISDNTPEQSQVYAERSLQIATEMFYVFSKVSQ, encoded by the coding sequence ATGTATCAAAAACTAATCGAAATCATTAACAACAAAATTGATGTACAAAGCATCAGCGAAGAACGTAAAGCCGTATTACAACCGCTGATTGATTTTATACAGCAAAAAGTAAACGACAGGCAGGATATAAATATCAATTTCATCTGTACCCACAATTCCCGAAGAAGCCATTTATCACAGGTTTGGGCACAGGTAGCGTCAGCACATTTTAATATACCAAATGTACATTGTTATTCGGGCGGTACGGAAGAAACGTCACTATTTCCGAAAGTTGCAGAAACATTGACTAATCAGGGGTTTAACATTTTCAAAATCGCAGATACTAATAACCCTGTATATGCCATAAAATACAGCGATAATGCTTTGCCTGTTATCGGCTTTTCAAAAAAGTACGATAGTCCTTTCAACCCAGTATCAGCATTTACAGCCATTATGACCTGTTCACAGGCAGACGGTGGATGTCCATTTATTGCAGGTGCAGAAAAAAGGATACCTATCACATTTGAAGACCCTAAAATTTCAGACAATACACCGGAGCAATCACAGGTATATGCAGAAAGAAGTTTACAGATAGCAACGGAAATGTTTTATGTTTTTTCAAAAGTCAGTCAATAA